One region of Bacillus zhangzhouensis genomic DNA includes:
- a CDS encoding amidohydrolase family protein, which translates to MSERTFNWRNNDIRTQIDVVDSKIVPTLLLTNGLVLNPFLKQWVKANIWIHDDRIVYVGAELPQNKSAKRVIDCEGKYMVPGYIEPHAHPFHIYNPQSLAEYVSQFGTTTMVSDNLFLLLQSNEKKALSTLCELKKQPFQYFWWSRYDLQTEVRYEDEMLPVNYRKEWIDHPDVLQGGELTSWPRLMDGDDLILYCMQETKKQRKRIEGHFPGASEKTLTKMKLFGADSDHEAMNADDVLKRLSLGYHVSLRHSSIRPDLVNILRELHERDFRHYDHFFYTTDGAAPHFYEEGMINRLISIALEEGVPIIDAYNMATFNIAKYHQIDDLLGVVGPGRLASINILDDPMNPNPETVISKGVILKLDGENQHQFQETKWENGGLAPLDLGYDLTMSDLQFSMPLGVKMRNAVIMEPYTVEIDNSINQLSCDHDQSFFSLIDRKGEWRVNTMLKGFANKVQGFVSSFSLTGDILVIGKNKEDMMLAHKRMKEIGGGIVLTENGKILHEIPLQLSGCASAEPFETVLQQEQTLRELLIERGYPFDCPIDTLVFFQSTHLPYIRVTPRGIFDVMKKTVLFPSIMR; encoded by the coding sequence ATGTCCGAACGTACTTTTAATTGGAGAAACAATGACATCCGCACACAAATCGATGTAGTCGACTCAAAAATAGTTCCAACACTCCTTTTAACGAATGGACTCGTGCTTAACCCGTTTTTAAAGCAATGGGTGAAGGCAAATATTTGGATACATGATGATCGAATTGTTTATGTCGGAGCAGAGCTTCCTCAAAATAAATCAGCTAAACGTGTGATTGATTGTGAAGGGAAATACATGGTGCCTGGGTATATAGAGCCTCACGCGCATCCGTTCCATATTTATAATCCCCAATCACTTGCAGAATATGTGTCTCAATTTGGCACAACAACGATGGTCAGCGATAACTTATTTCTTCTTTTGCAAAGCAATGAAAAGAAAGCGCTTTCCACTCTATGTGAATTAAAAAAGCAGCCATTTCAGTATTTCTGGTGGTCCAGATACGATCTTCAAACGGAAGTCAGATATGAAGATGAGATGCTGCCAGTCAACTACCGGAAGGAATGGATTGATCATCCTGACGTCCTCCAAGGCGGCGAATTAACAAGCTGGCCAAGATTGATGGACGGTGATGATCTCATTTTATATTGCATGCAAGAAACGAAGAAGCAGAGAAAACGAATTGAAGGGCATTTCCCAGGAGCTTCTGAGAAAACGCTAACAAAAATGAAGCTGTTTGGCGCGGACAGTGATCATGAAGCGATGAATGCGGACGATGTGTTAAAACGATTGTCCCTTGGCTATCATGTTTCATTGCGGCATTCTTCCATCCGCCCAGATTTAGTGAACATTTTAAGAGAACTGCATGAGCGTGATTTTAGACACTATGACCACTTTTTCTATACAACAGATGGTGCTGCTCCTCACTTTTATGAGGAAGGCATGATTAACCGTTTGATTTCGATTGCCCTTGAAGAAGGCGTGCCGATCATTGATGCGTATAATATGGCGACATTTAACATTGCAAAATACCATCAAATTGATGATTTATTAGGCGTTGTTGGCCCAGGCCGGCTGGCTTCTATAAATATTTTAGACGATCCAATGAACCCAAATCCTGAAACGGTGATATCTAAAGGGGTTATTCTCAAATTAGATGGCGAGAACCAGCATCAATTCCAAGAAACAAAATGGGAAAATGGCGGGCTGGCTCCATTAGATTTAGGCTACGATCTCACGATGAGCGATTTGCAATTCTCTATGCCGCTAGGTGTTAAGATGAGAAATGCCGTTATTATGGAGCCTTATACAGTGGAAATTGATAACTCAATCAACCAGCTCTCATGTGACCATGACCAAAGCTTCTTTAGCCTGATTGACCGAAAAGGCGAGTGGCGTGTGAATACGATGCTAAAAGGGTTCGCAAATAAAGTGCAGGGCTTTGTCAGCTCATTTTCGCTCACGGGTGACATTTTAGTGATCGGGAAAAATAAAGAAGATATGATGCTGGCACATAAGCGGATGAAAGAAATTGGCGGGGGAATCGTCCTCACAGAGAACGGGAAAATTTTGCACGAAATCCCGCTGCAATTATCAGGCTGTGCATCTGCTGAACCATTTGAAACTGTTCTTCAGCAGGAACAAACATTGCGCGAGCTGCTCATTGAGCGCGGTTATCCATTTGACTGCCCAATTGATACACTTGTCTTTTTCCAAAGTACCCATTTGCCGTATATTCGAGTGACACCAAGAGGAATATTTGATGTCATGAAAAAAACTGTACTCTTTCCGTCTATAATGCGTTAA
- a CDS encoding 3-oxoacid CoA-transferase subunit B: MGMGDIDLRHRIAKRAAQEIEDGMIVNLGIGIPTLAVEYIPAHYEVWLHAENGIMGAGASPVRGEEDPNLCNAGGFPITLTKGGSYMDSTTAFGIIRKGMLDMTILGALEVSSQGDLANWIVPGKRVPGMGGAIELAQKAKKVVVVMSHLDKHGQSKVKADCTLPLTAKSCVDLIITDMAVIEVKSQLLILREVMPPFQPEDVMRATEAPLILAPDVKSVV; encoded by the coding sequence ATGGGCATGGGAGACATCGATTTAAGACACCGCATAGCCAAACGCGCGGCACAGGAAATTGAAGATGGGATGATCGTCAATCTTGGGATCGGCATCCCGACGCTTGCAGTTGAATACATCCCAGCACATTACGAGGTGTGGCTGCATGCAGAAAACGGCATTATGGGGGCAGGTGCTTCACCAGTACGTGGGGAAGAAGATCCAAATTTATGCAATGCCGGCGGTTTTCCCATTACGTTAACAAAAGGCGGCTCCTATATGGACAGCACCACCGCTTTTGGCATCATTCGCAAAGGGATGCTGGATATGACCATTTTAGGTGCACTTGAAGTCAGCAGTCAGGGTGATCTTGCCAATTGGATTGTGCCAGGTAAACGAGTGCCGGGTATGGGTGGAGCGATTGAGCTCGCGCAAAAAGCGAAAAAGGTGGTGGTCGTGATGAGCCATCTTGATAAACACGGACAATCTAAGGTGAAAGCAGACTGCACGCTCCCTTTAACTGCTAAGTCTTGTGTGGACCTGATTATTACGGATATGGCGGTCATTGAGGTCAAGTCACAGCTACTCATTTTGCGTGAAGTCATGCCGCCGTTTCAGCCGGAAGATGTCATGAGGGCGACAGAGGCGCCGCTCATTTTAGCGCCTGATGTCAAATCTGTTGTGTAG
- a CDS encoding DUF2892 domain-containing protein — translation MKPNLGLMEALIRIACGMTICTVAGSLYARKPWSKMVLLGIMFGGMKLGSGILRFCPVTYMCEQQDTHIEKAE, via the coding sequence ATGAAACCTAATCTCGGCTTAATGGAAGCGCTCATTAGAATTGCCTGCGGAATGACGATATGTACTGTGGCTGGATCCTTATATGCTAGAAAACCATGGAGTAAAATGGTGCTTTTGGGCATCATGTTTGGCGGTATGAAACTGGGATCTGGCATTCTTCGTTTTTGTCCAGTGACATATATGTGTGAACAGCAGGACACACATATAGAGAAGGCTGAGTAG
- a CDS encoding peptidase, which translates to MQSISRIRSWMKEHKEEAVTLLQQMVQCDSTQGNEQEVQQIVANKLSAIGFDVDLWDIGGDDLLNHPYFYSPRRSFKGSPNVAGRLKGKGGGKSILLNGHVDVVPAGDHKQWTYPPYSGHIINGRLYGRGATDMKGGNVSLLFAIEALHALQIPLKGDVVFHSVVEEESGGAGTLAAILRGYTADAAIIPEPSHMKIFPLQQGSKWFRLHIKGRAAHGGTRYHGVSAIEKSTIVLSHIAALEEERNQRITEPLFQHIPIPIPINIGKIQGGDWPSSVADLVTMEGRLGVMPGETVEEAEKELENWMAGLGEKDEWFQEHPVEVEWFGARWLPGSIDTDHPLLSLLKKQYEAVMKQPPKIEAAPWGTDGGLLSQTAGIPIIVFGPGTTELAHFPNESIDIEHVIEAAEIIACTMVEWCEAAE; encoded by the coding sequence TTGCAGTCAATTTCACGTATCAGAAGCTGGATGAAAGAGCATAAGGAAGAAGCCGTGACGCTTCTTCAGCAAATGGTGCAATGTGACAGCACACAAGGAAATGAGCAAGAAGTACAGCAAATCGTAGCAAATAAACTTTCTGCCATTGGCTTTGATGTTGACCTATGGGACATTGGCGGAGATGACTTGCTGAACCACCCGTATTTTTATTCCCCTAGGCGTTCCTTTAAAGGAAGTCCCAATGTCGCCGGACGATTGAAAGGTAAAGGCGGCGGCAAATCCATTTTATTAAATGGGCATGTGGATGTTGTCCCGGCAGGAGATCACAAACAATGGACATATCCGCCCTACAGCGGGCATATCATAAACGGGAGACTTTATGGACGCGGGGCAACAGATATGAAAGGTGGAAACGTTTCTTTACTCTTTGCAATTGAGGCACTGCATGCGCTTCAGATTCCGCTGAAGGGAGATGTCGTGTTTCATAGTGTTGTCGAAGAAGAGAGCGGCGGCGCAGGCACCCTTGCAGCCATACTAAGAGGATATACCGCAGATGCAGCCATCATTCCAGAGCCAAGTCATATGAAAATCTTTCCGTTGCAGCAGGGATCTAAATGGTTCAGACTGCATATTAAAGGAAGGGCTGCTCATGGCGGAACAAGATATCACGGCGTTTCCGCTATTGAAAAGAGCACGATTGTCCTTTCACATATAGCGGCACTTGAAGAAGAAAGAAATCAGCGAATCACCGAGCCGCTGTTTCAGCATATCCCAATTCCGATCCCAATCAATATCGGGAAAATTCAAGGCGGTGATTGGCCATCCTCTGTAGCAGACCTTGTCACAATGGAAGGCAGGCTTGGGGTGATGCCGGGTGAGACGGTAGAAGAGGCAGAGAAGGAACTAGAAAATTGGATGGCAGGACTCGGAGAAAAAGATGAATGGTTCCAAGAACATCCTGTTGAGGTCGAATGGTTTGGTGCAAGATGGCTTCCGGGTTCAATCGATACGGATCACCCGCTTTTAAGTTTATTAAAGAAACAATATGAAGCGGTCATGAAGCAGCCGCCGAAGATTGAAGCCGCCCCTTGGGGAACTGACGGCGGATTACTGTCACAGACGGCAGGTATTCCGATTATCGTATTTGGACCTGGAACAACGGAGCTTGCCCATTTCCCGAATGAATCCATTGACATTGAGCATGTGATTGAAGCAGCAGAGATTATTGCATGTACAATGGTCGAATGGTGTGAAGCAGCAGAATGA
- a CDS encoding YerC/YecD family TrpR-related protein, with protein sequence MQIDKLRGKSLDQLFNSILSLKDLEECYRFFDDLCTINEIQSLSQRLEVARMLREGNTYHKIETETGASTATISRVKRCLNYGNDAYTMALDRVAEQQENNETK encoded by the coding sequence ATGCAAATTGATAAATTAAGGGGCAAAAGCTTAGATCAGTTATTCAACTCCATCTTATCCCTTAAAGACCTGGAAGAATGTTATCGATTCTTTGATGATTTGTGCACCATCAATGAAATCCAATCTTTATCACAGCGTCTTGAAGTAGCGCGTATGCTTCGCGAGGGAAACACGTATCATAAAATTGAGACGGAAACAGGTGCAAGCACTGCAACTATCTCACGTGTCAAACGTTGCTTGAACTACGGCAACGATGCCTATACGATGGCACTTGACCGCGTAGCAGAACAGCAGGAAAATAACGAAACAAAATAA
- the pcrA gene encoding DNA helicase PcrA gives MNEISNHLLEGLNDAQKEAVKATEGPLLLMAGAGSGKTRVLTHRIAYLMAEKHVAPWNILAITFTNKAAREMRERVQAILGPGADDIWISTFHSMCVRILRRDIDRIGVNRNFSILDTSDQLSVIKNILKERNIDPKKFDPRSILGSISSAKNELIDAEEYAKTAGDFYDQVVSDVYTDYQKRLLKNQSLDFDDLIMMTIRLFERIPEVLEHYQRKFQYIHVDEYQDTNRAQYMLVKLLAQRFQNICVVGDSDQSIYRWRGADITNILSFEKDYPSSEVILLEQNYRSTKRILHAANTVIQNNANRKPKNLWTENDEGAKIVYYRADNEFGEGQFVAGKIRQLYQSGKRKLSDFAILYRTNAQSRVIEETLMKANIQYNIVGGTKFYDRKEIKDILAYLRLVSNPDDDISFARIVNVPKRGIGATSVDKIAAFAEMNDLSMFEALGQVDFIGLSARAANALDEFKQLIDQMTNMQDYLSVTELTEEILEKTGYREALKLEKTIEAQSRLENIDEFLSVTKNFEEQNEDKSLVTFLHELALVADIDKLDENEEDQDAVILMTLHAAKGLEFPVVFLMGMEEGVFPHSRSLMEDAEMEEERRLAYVGITRAEEELYLSSAKMRTLFGRTNMNLESRFIREIPADLLDNLNEKKETKTPFSQTKERQQRRGPVSRPQTQTIQHTGGSSIGWAVGDKAAHKKWGVGTVVSVKGSGDSTELDIAFPSPTGIKRLLAAFAPIEKQ, from the coding sequence ATGAATGAAATATCGAATCATCTATTAGAAGGACTGAATGACGCACAGAAAGAAGCAGTCAAAGCAACAGAAGGTCCTTTATTGTTGATGGCAGGAGCAGGAAGCGGAAAGACACGGGTGCTCACACATCGAATTGCCTACTTAATGGCAGAAAAGCATGTGGCTCCTTGGAACATTTTAGCGATTACATTTACAAATAAAGCAGCACGTGAAATGCGTGAACGTGTCCAGGCTATTTTAGGACCTGGCGCAGATGACATCTGGATTTCTACGTTCCACAGCATGTGTGTCCGTATTTTAAGACGCGATATTGACCGCATTGGTGTGAATCGCAACTTCTCTATTTTAGACACATCTGACCAGCTTTCAGTCATTAAAAACATTTTAAAAGAACGGAATATCGATCCAAAAAAGTTTGATCCACGGAGCATTTTAGGTTCCATCAGCAGTGCAAAAAATGAACTCATTGACGCAGAGGAATACGCCAAAACAGCTGGTGATTTCTATGATCAAGTGGTCAGCGACGTCTATACAGATTATCAAAAGCGTTTACTCAAAAACCAATCGCTCGACTTTGATGATTTAATTATGATGACGATTCGTTTGTTTGAGCGCATCCCTGAAGTATTAGAGCATTATCAGCGGAAATTCCAATACATTCATGTGGATGAGTATCAGGATACGAACAGAGCGCAGTACATGCTTGTGAAATTGCTCGCGCAGCGCTTTCAAAATATATGTGTTGTCGGTGACTCAGATCAATCCATTTATCGCTGGCGCGGAGCGGATATTACAAACATTCTCTCCTTTGAAAAAGATTATCCATCCAGTGAAGTGATTCTGCTTGAGCAAAATTACAGATCGACGAAACGCATTTTGCATGCTGCAAATACGGTCATTCAAAACAATGCAAACCGGAAGCCGAAAAATCTTTGGACAGAAAATGATGAAGGGGCGAAGATTGTCTATTACCGTGCAGATAATGAATTCGGTGAAGGACAATTTGTCGCAGGAAAAATTCGTCAGCTTTATCAGAGCGGAAAGCGCAAATTATCCGATTTTGCGATCCTTTACCGGACAAATGCCCAGTCTCGTGTTATAGAGGAAACATTAATGAAAGCCAACATTCAATACAACATTGTCGGCGGTACGAAGTTCTATGATAGAAAAGAGATCAAGGACATTTTGGCATACTTGCGCCTAGTGTCAAACCCAGATGACGATATTAGTTTTGCACGAATTGTTAACGTACCAAAGCGCGGAATTGGTGCGACATCTGTTGATAAAATTGCCGCATTTGCGGAGATGAATGACCTGTCTATGTTTGAAGCGCTTGGTCAGGTGGATTTCATTGGACTGAGTGCAAGAGCGGCCAATGCGCTTGATGAGTTCAAACAGCTCATTGATCAAATGACGAACATGCAGGATTATTTATCTGTCACTGAATTAACAGAAGAAATCCTAGAGAAAACAGGCTATCGTGAAGCGCTGAAGCTCGAAAAAACGATTGAAGCACAAAGCCGCTTAGAAAATATTGACGAGTTTCTATCCGTCACTAAGAACTTTGAAGAACAGAATGAGGACAAGTCACTTGTGACCTTCCTGCATGAACTCGCCCTCGTCGCAGACATTGATAAGCTTGATGAGAATGAAGAAGATCAGGATGCCGTCATCTTAATGACACTTCACGCTGCAAAAGGTCTAGAATTCCCTGTTGTTTTCTTAATGGGGATGGAGGAGGGGGTCTTCCCGCACAGTCGTTCATTAATGGAAGATGCAGAGATGGAGGAGGAGCGCCGCCTCGCTTACGTAGGCATCACTAGGGCTGAAGAAGAGCTTTATTTATCAAGTGCGAAAATGAGAACACTTTTCGGCCGGACGAACATGAATCTTGAATCAAGATTCATTCGAGAAATACCAGCCGATTTATTGGACAACCTAAATGAGAAAAAAGAAACAAAAACACCGTTTAGCCAAACAAAAGAAAGACAGCAAAGACGAGGCCCTGTCTCACGCCCGCAGACACAAACCATTCAACACACAGGCGGCAGCAGTATTGGCTGGGCTGTGGGCGATAAAGCGGCCCATAAAAAGTGGGGCGTTGGTACGGTTGTCAGTGTGAAAGGCAGCGGAGACAGCACAGAGCTTGATATTGCGTTCCCAAGCCCTACAGGCATTAAGCGTCTTCTCGCAGCATTTGCACCAATTGAGAAGCAATAA
- a CDS encoding CoA transferase subunit A — protein sequence MNKTAYFDEVITHFRDGMTIMFGGFGGVGSPPSLIDAILEANIKDLTLIGNDAGFPQIGVGRLITKGRVKKIIASHIGSNPIAGQKMQAGTLDVHFYPQGILAEKIRAGGMGLAGIVTDVGMDSLNLDEKQLVPLNGKTYILEPALTADIAIVNALKADEAGNLIFDKSARNTNPIVAMAGDWTIAEVEEIVPVGRLHPEEIVTPGVFVNQIVQSKGVNWTWAWETSI from the coding sequence ATGAACAAAACAGCGTACTTTGATGAGGTCATCACGCATTTTAGAGACGGAATGACCATCATGTTTGGCGGGTTTGGTGGTGTGGGGTCCCCGCCATCATTGATCGATGCCATCCTAGAAGCCAATATCAAAGACCTGACATTGATCGGAAACGATGCAGGCTTCCCGCAAATCGGTGTTGGCAGGCTGATCACAAAAGGGAGAGTCAAGAAAATCATTGCCTCTCATATTGGCTCAAATCCCATTGCCGGACAGAAAATGCAGGCGGGTACACTAGATGTTCATTTTTACCCGCAAGGCATTCTAGCAGAAAAAATCAGAGCAGGCGGGATGGGTTTGGCAGGCATTGTGACTGATGTCGGTATGGATAGTCTCAATCTTGATGAAAAGCAGCTTGTGCCGCTAAACGGAAAGACATATATCCTTGAGCCTGCGCTGACAGCGGATATTGCCATTGTGAATGCCCTCAAAGCAGATGAAGCAGGCAACCTAATTTTTGATAAAAGTGCACGGAATACAAACCCGATTGTGGCGATGGCAGGAGACTGGACGATTGCAGAAGTAGAAGAGATTGTGCCTGTGGGCAGGCTTCATCCAGAAGAAATCGTGACACCAGGTGTATTTGTGAACCAAATCGTGCAATCAAAAGGAGTGAACTGGACATGGGCATGGGAGACATCGATTTAA
- a CDS encoding heptaprenylglyceryl phosphate synthase, with protein MYDVTEWRHVFKLDPNKEISDEQLEAICESGTDAILIGGSDHVTEDNVLQLMSKVRRFLVPCVLEISTHEMIVPGFDLYFIPTVLNSSHPDWIVGLHKDAMKEFGDLMSMEEIVPEGYVILNEDCKAAKLTKANTALDIDDVRAYARVAEHLMKLPIFYLEYSGTLGDIEFVKETKAVLDETVLFYGGGIENAKQAKDFSQHADVVVVGNVIYDNFKEALKTVEAVKKSS; from the coding sequence ATGTATGATGTTACCGAGTGGAGGCATGTCTTTAAACTCGATCCAAATAAAGAAATTTCCGATGAACAGCTAGAAGCGATTTGCGAATCTGGAACGGATGCCATATTGATTGGCGGAAGTGATCATGTGACAGAGGACAACGTGCTTCAATTAATGTCAAAGGTCCGCCGGTTTCTAGTGCCATGTGTGCTCGAAATCTCCACACATGAGATGATTGTGCCTGGCTTTGATCTGTATTTCATCCCGACCGTCTTAAACAGCTCTCACCCTGACTGGATTGTTGGGCTACATAAGGACGCAATGAAGGAATTCGGTGATTTGATGTCAATGGAAGAGATTGTACCTGAAGGCTATGTCATCTTAAATGAAGATTGTAAAGCGGCCAAGCTCACAAAGGCAAATACAGCGCTGGATATCGATGACGTCAGGGCATATGCAAGAGTGGCGGAACATTTGATGAAGCTGCCCATTTTTTATCTGGAATACAGCGGAACGCTTGGAGACATAGAGTTTGTCAAAGAAACAAAAGCAGTGCTTGATGAAACAGTTCTTTTTTATGGGGGCGGCATTGAGAACGCTAAGCAGGCAAAAGACTTCTCGCAGCATGCAGACGTTGTGGTTGTAGGAAACGTCATTTATGACAATTTCAAAGAAGCATTAAAGACAGTCGAAGCAGTCAAAAAATCATCATAG